A region of the Stieleria neptunia genome:
TGGGTGACGTGTGTTTCGAATTCGGGGTCAAACAACACCGGTTCGATCTCCAGCATCAGCGTGAAGAGTTCCTCGCCGGACGCCGGCAGCAGGGCACCGTTTTTCACGGCTTGTTTGACGGCCGCTTCAAACGCGTCGACAGAACACTCCAACAGATTTTTCTGTGCCGTCAGCGCGCTGTGGGGGCCGTTGTTGACCCAGAACAGTTTCATGTAGTTGCGAATCGCGGCGATGGTCGTTTCATCGATCCCCTCGGGATGCGTCAACACTCCCTCCAGGACGGCGCGAATGCGAAGCGAGTGGCGGTAGCGTTGGTCGATGTAGATATCGCGGCCGGCGATCGCAGCTTGGGAGAGGTGATAGATCAGCGTTTTTTCTCGCAGCGACAACCGATCGAACCCGTCGACGTAGAGCTGGACGATGGCGACGTCGTCGACACGGTCGAGCAGGTACTTTCGCTGATCGGGGTTCGGGTCTTGGGCGAACAGTCCGGCATTGCACCACAGTGTTGCAGCGGCGAGGACGCAGAGGGTAACAGAACGCATCAATAAACCTTGAATGTCGAGGGGGGGCGAACCGGGCGCGCGATCGAAGGCGTGAAGTCCGCTTTGCAACGAGCGGAAATAAATGTCGTCGCGGGACTCGCGTCGTGCGCCCGCCGTCGGGCGACGGCAGGGGACACGCACAAGTCGACATTCATTCTTCATTGATGTGTTGCTTACGCATCCGCGTCGACTTCGAAGATGGCTTCGATTTCGACGGCGATCTTTCCGGGCAGGCTGTTGGTGCCGATGGCGCTTCGCGCGCCGACGCCGTTTTCTTCGCCAAACACGTCACGGAACAGCTCGCTGCAGCCGTTGATCACCGCGGGCGAATCGGGAAATCCTTCGATGCACTGGACCAGGCCGAGCAACTTGATCACTCGTTTCACTTTGTCGAGCGAACCGAAGTGGCTTTGCAGCGTGGCCAGCATGGCCAGACCGGTTTGCCGGGCGGCGTCGTAACCCGCTTCGACGTCCAAATCCAATCCCAATCGACCGGTCGTCAGCGTCTTATTCGGCTTTAACGGTCCATGGCCGGATACATAGGCAAGGCCGCCGACCACGACGACGGGTTTGTAAACGCCGGCCGGTGCGGGGGCAGGTGGTAGTTCGAGTCCGAGTTCTTCGATACGTTTTTGGTAGGACATGGTTTGGAGGGGTTGGATGCGGTGAATGGGAAAGCCAAAGTGTGTCAGTATTTCAGTCGTCTTTCAAGCTGACGACGGCAGGAACCGCTGCGTTCGTGTCGTTGGGGAATCCCTTGCACCATGGAGCGAAATTGATCATGAACGAATTGAGCGGCCGAAAGGCATTGATCACCGGTGGAACCCAGGGAATCGGTGGGGCGATCGCGATCGCTGCGGCGAAAGCCGGTGCCGACGTGTTGCTGGTCGGATTGCGACGCGACGCGGCGGCCGAACAGACGCTCGAGCAATGTCGCCGGCACGGTGTCCGCGCCGAACTGGTGCTGTGCGATTTGTCGCGGGCCCCGGGAGAGTATCTGGAGTCATTGATGGCGGAGGTGGATACGTTGATGCCGGGGATCGACCTGTTGGTCAACAACGCCGGGACGTACATCGACGTGCCGTATCTGGAAATGGATTATGAACGATACCAGACCACGATGCATCTGAATGTCGCGGCGGGGTACTTTTTGACCCAGGCGATCGCGCGGCGTTGGGTGGATGCCGGGGTCGATGGGCGAGTCGTGTTCACCGGTTCGATCAACGGGTTGCTCTCCGAGCCCGATCACACCGCCTATGACACCAGCAAGGGGGCGGTCGCGGCCATGGTCCGTTCGCTTTGCGTGTCGCTGGCGCCGCTGGGGATTCGGGTCAACGCGATGGCACCCGGTCTGGTGCGGACGCCCTTGACCGATGGCGCGATCGGGGACGACAAGATGCGTCATTGGATGGAATTGCATACACCCAACGGACGCGTTCCGACCGGCGACGTGTGTGCGGGCACGGTGATTTTTTTGTTGTCGGATGCCGCCGAGCACATTCACGGCCAGACGATTTACGTCGACGGAGGGATGAGTGCCTGGCAGCAACCCGATGCGCCCGAGTGAGGGACGACGGACATGACATTGGCGTGAACGGGGCGTGGCCATGCAAAACATGACTTAAACTTCCACCAGTGGGGTCATGCGCCGTCACCGGCTTTCTTGCGACAGCAACGTGCATGGGTCTCGCCAAGATAGGGATTCGCCCGCCATCACTCCCGCTCCAACAGAATTCTATCCGTCATGTCGACTTGCCCTACCGCTCCCGGCGCATCGTCTTCCCCCGCCGAAAACGCATTCGTGGGACGTCAACCGATCTTCACGCCTGAAGTGGAGGTTTTCGCCTACGAGTTGCTCTTCCGATCGGGAGAGCAGAACGCCGCGATGATCACCGATGGTGATCGCGCGACGGCCAACGTGCTGCTCAATACGTTCACCGATATCGGTCTGGACACGATCGTCGGCTCGAAAAAGGCATTCATCAATTTGACGCGTAACTTGCTGACCAGTCACAACTTGTCGTGCATGCCGCCGGACCGCGTCGTGTTGGAAATTCTCGAAGACATCGAGCCGGACCCGGAGGTCCTGTCGGCGATCGAAAAACTGGTCGAAGAAGGCTATAAGATCGCGTTGGACGATTTCGTCTATCGCCCCGACTTGGAACCCCTGATCGGGACCGCGGACATCGTCAAGATCGAGTTTCCGCTGATCCCCAAAGAAGACTTGGCTGATCATATCAGCAAGCTACGGGCACTGGGCGTGCGCACCATCTTGGCGGAAAAGATTGAGACCCAGGAGGATTTCGAGCTGTGCAAGAGCCTCGGTTGCGATCTTTTCCAAGGTTACTTTTTCTGTCGTCCCCAGGTCATCAGCCAACGCAAGACGCAAGTCAATGTGGCGTCGATTGTGCGGTTGATGTCGGAATTGCAAAACCCCGACATCACGGTCGGCGAAGTCGAAGGGATCATCCAAACCGACGCGAATCTTTCCTTCAAACTGCTTCGGTTCGTCAATTCGGCCAACGCCGCGACGACGCGCACGATCGATTCGTTGAAGCAAGCCACGACACTGATGGGAATCTCGCGTTTGCGTTCCCTGGCCTCGATGATGCTGATGACCAGCATTGACGAAGGCAAGCCGCAAGAACTGATCAGGCTTGCCATGATTCGCGGTAAGATGTGCGAATTGCTGGCGAGCGAATCACGTGCTACGCGACCGGATCGCTTCTACACGCTCGGGTTGCTTTCGGTCATGGACGCGCTGTTGGACAAGCCGATGGACGAAGTCATTCCGTTGTTGCCACTGGCCGATGACATGAACGACGCCTTGCTCAATCGGGCCGGCGAACTGGGGCAGGTCTTGCAAAGCGTGATCCACTTCGAAGCGGGCGAGATCGCGCCGCCGATTTCGTTGTCCGCCGAACACATGGCCTCGGCCTATCAGCAAGCGCTGCGTTGGATCGCCGACTGCAAGATCAACGAATAAGACGGCGGGGACGGTCCTGGTTGTCGCTGGATTCGACGGCCTGGAATGGGCCGTCCTACATTAGCCTGCAAACCCCTGATGACGTGCCTAGCGTTCGTCCCAGAAATAGGTCCGCTGGTCGGGTTTCGGCCTGTTGCGGTACAAGTACGTGGCGGCGAGTGCCAGAATCGTGACCAGCAGGCCGATTCCGGCGATGACCAGGATGATGGAAAACCAGGTGAAATTCATGGGGGCCTCCGGTTCGAAATCAGCCCGCGACCGCATCGGCGGCGTGGCGTTAGATTCAGGGCCGCAAACAAGCTCGTCCAGGGCGGTCAATCCGGAGCGGACGAAATCGCGGCGCTGCGAACGCAATTGATTGCTAGCGGCAGGGCGCAAGCCCTCCGGTCTTTCACGGTGTTTTTGAAGCGCGACCGGACGGCTCGCGCCGTTCCGCTAACAACGGGCACCGGACGGCTCGCGAGCGCTCGCAATGGGCACCGGACGGCTTACAAGTCCAGCTTCTTCTTGAGGTGCTCGCTGGTCAGATGTTTGACGACGTCCAGCGGTTCGCAGGCGTTGTCGTCTCCATAGTCGATGTCGACCGGGCCGATGGCTTTGGCGGCGCGGAGGGCGGCCTGGTTGAGTTTTTTGTTGCGTTTTCCGATTCCCATCAAAGCGGTGTTCATCGATTCTCGCACCCACATGTCCTCGCCCTTGATGTGTTTCTTGATGCGGTCGATCAGCGCCAACAAAAACGCGTCATCCATGCCCTTGGGGTTTTTCTTGGAGAGTTCGTAGATCAAACCATAGGCACAGCGGCGCCGCACCGGATCGTCGCTCTCCATCCAGTCGCAGGCGAGATCGAACGCGAAGGGAGCCTTGGCGAGCGTCGCGTCACAGGATGCAAACACGTGGGCCAGGTATCCGCCCTGCAGTTGATCGACTTGTTCTTCCGCCTGGGCGCGGGTGACCTGTTTGGGATCGTCGATCAACAGCCCGATGACTTTGGCGTCATAGACGTTTGATTTCCAGAGCGCCAATGCCAGCCGATGGTCGCGTCCGACTTGTTTGGCGAGCTTGCGAAGCTGGGTCAAACCGATCCCAAAACTCTTGAGCCGACTGTCTTTGACGCCGCACTTGTTCCAATGCTCGACGCCGCGCGGATTGGTGTGTTCTTTCAAGAGCCTGATGACTTCGGTTTTTTTCATCGAATCAATTCTCAAGCTTGCGCATTCGTATCCGCCGGTATTCGACTTGGCCGCGATCGCCCTCCAGTCCGATCGGACCGGACTCGGGGACTGCAAACGCCTCTTCGATCACTTCGCCGTTACAGGTGCAATGCGCCGAGGTCCCCCTGACCGTGATGACCAATTCATTCCAATCGCCCTGGCGATAGTTTTCCAGCGATTTGTAGGGTCCGGCGAGAGCGTAGTCGCGGCACTGCAACTGCTTGCCACGCACGAAGACGCCGCTGTCGGCCATCGGGGTGGCGCGAAATTCAAGGATCAGCTGAAAGTCGTCGTCAAATTCCTTGGTCGTCCACAACTGTTGAATCTTTCGGCCTTCGGGAGGCGTGGTGACGACCAAGCGTCCGGCGATCGCGCGGTACCGGTCGTCCGGCGTGGATGGCATTCCATCAAAGGCGATGTCTTGTTCGACGAGCGGCCAAACCACGGCGCCGTTGGTTTTGGGGATCCAGCGGTCGCGTGATTTCCGCATCTGGTCGGTCGATCTGCGGTAACCCCATCCGCTCAGATCAGTGCCGCCGAACAGCGCGATCGCATCGGGTTCGATTTTGAAGGCATCGGGTTCGGTTTCGTGCAGGCCCAAGGTCGCAAAAATCGGCCGCAATGCGGCCTCCCATTTTGCGTACCCGAGCGCATTGGGGTGCAACAGATCGGGGAACTCCACCTTCTTTGCGTCGCCGTTTTCGTCGGCGAACAAGGTCCACGTGTCGATCACCGTGATTTGTCGATCGCCGCGTGCCAGGGCGCGGTACAGCTGATTGATCTCCTTGATCTTGTCGGCGGGGCGAGCTTTGGAAGCACTGCTGGGAAAGACCTCGCACAACACGATGGGCATCTGCGGGTTGTGCGCTTTCAGCTTGCCTAAAATCAGTTTGACGTTGCCGGCGATTTGCTCCGGTGACGCTTGTTCTTCCAGGTCATTGGTCCCCATCAGCATCACGACCGCGGCCGGATTCAAGCTGGTGACGTCTTCCTCCAGGCGATACAGCATCCCGCGGGTCGTGTCACCACTGATCCCTCGATTCGCTTTGGTGACGCCCTGGAGCGCACCCGAAAAATCGTCGCGCCAGCCCTGGGTGATCGAGTCTCCCAGGAAGACGACGGCGTCTTCACTGGCCGCCCGATTGGATGCAAACGTGGTTCGACGACGGTTCCAAACATTCTTGAACCAGTCAGAGCGGCGCATCGGCCCGGTGCCGGGCAAGGCGTCGTCGGGCGGAATGGCAAACCGCAGCTCCGTCGCTTGTTGACTGTCTTGTCCGAAGCTGGGAACACAGACACCGACGGCGGTGGGGACCAAGACCAAGTAAAGCAACAGTTGTCGAATCATGAGATGTCGTCGGTAGGAATCGAACAGAAAATAATTACCGGAACTTGCCAGTGGGATGGGCTTCCAGGCTCGTCATTGCAGCGTCGACGGGCTGGATGCCTGTGCGATTTGTTTTGCCTGCGTTGGCAAATGGGGCGTGACCGCACCGCAGTATAACGCAAGCCCGCTACACCCATTCCTGTTTGGTCGGCTTGATCACGACCTCCGGCACGTTGGCCCGGGGGGGGAGCGCGCAGATGGTCGCCACGACCGACGCGATATCTTCCGGCTGCAGAATCGAGTCTTTGTGTTCTTGTGAAACCGGGTTGGGGCGATTGTCCAAGATCGGTGTGTTGACTTCGCCCGGGTAAACGTTGGTGATCCGTACGCCTTCGTCACGGACTTCATTACTGATCGCGGTCCCCAGCGCGGTCATCGCGAACTTGCTGGCACAATAAACGACTCCACCGAGTGAAATGGCTCGCTTGCCGGCGACCGACGAGATGTTGATCACCAACCCGTCGCGCCGCTCGCGCATCGCCGGCAGGACGGCGTGGATGCAGCGGTAGGCACCGGTGGCGTTGATTTGCATCACCCGGTCCCAGTCTTCGGGGACCATCTCGGCCATCGTCCGTTTCAAAATGTTGATGCCCGCACTGTTGACCAGGATATCGGGATCGCCGAAATGCGATTTCACGTCCGCAAAGAATGCGTCGACACTGGCCGCATCGGCGACGTCCAGGGTGTGGCAGTGGATCGGGGTTTCAGAGCTGACCGAGTCCGCGATGGCCTGAAGTTTTTCGAGCCGTCGGCCGCCGATCGCGACGCGACAACCGGCTTCGGCGAGGATCGTGGCGATTCCGGCGCCGATTCCGGTGCCTCCACCGGTGATGGCAACGATCTTTCCTTTCAAACTGCTCACGGATCAAACCCTAGAATAAATGCGAAGGAGGAAGAATGATTCGAGCGTCAAAACGGCTCGGTCGGGGCACGATGGTAACAGAAAGTAACAGTCCGGCAGACTGGTGAGTACATTTGCCGCGTTCGGGCGTCTAACGACTAGTTTCCGTGCTTCCGTTGTCGAGCGTTTTTGCCCCAATCGCTCCGGCGGAGGCGCGGAAACTTTCTTTGCGGCCGATCGTGGTGGCCAGGATTCCCAGCGTCGCAGCATAGAGCAGGTTGGCCGAAAGCAGCCCGACGACGCCACACCAGGCCACGACCATTGCGATGCCGAGCTTGCGTGTGGCGGGTTTCCACGCCAAAAAGATACCCACCGGCAAAACGCACACGATCAGGGCGGTCAAAAGCTCGTAGACCAGCGGCGTTTCATAAAACGTTCCGGTGACCGTGAACAAGCGGTCTTCCGCGGGCGCCACCAGGGCATAGGCGCCGGTGCCGTTCCACCAGACCGGGCTGGCAAACAATGTCGCCGTCGTGATCAGGGCGATCGATGTCGCCTGGACGGACAGCAACCGTTCGGCCAGCGTCGTTCTCCAACTGAGCGGTTGGGGAGTTTCCTGGTCGGACCGGAGACGGCCGACGGGGGCGATCGCAACCGCCGCCAGCGAGAGGCTCAGTAGCGGCTCGAGCGTACCGGCCAGCAGGACAATCCGGTTGGCCCAGCCGACGAACCAAACCCAAAGCAACACGCTCGGCCAGCTGCTCTCGCCGAGGGCGCCGAGCTTTGCCGGAAGCTTCCAAGGGGCCAGTCGATCACCGACGGCAACAAACACTGCCAATCCGATGCCGACTAGCAGATACAGGCGATAAACGGGCGCGGATTCGCCGAGCGCGGATTCACCGGCCAACGCATCCCAAATGAACAGCGGTGAAATCATCCAGCGCGCGTCGCTGGTCAATTCTGCGGTGCGAAAGAACGTCGCCAAATTCGAACTGGACGCCGGGGCGCCGCGGGCAAACCAGGTTTCGACGTCGCCCAGTGCCGAGGCAAAGTAGATCGCCGCGACGAGGCAAAGTCCGCCGCGGACATGGCGGAGCGAGGCGACCGGTGACGGCGAGAACCAAAACTCCGTCCAGCGTGTGTAGCAATCCCTGATCATGGCTCGACCGCCTCCCCGCCGGACGTTTCCGTCGCGGCATCGGCGTCCTGCTGCCGGGAGTACGTCGACAATCGTTTCGCTCCGATGGAAACCAATCGGACCTCGTCGGCGTTGCGAACGACGCGCGCCAGGTAGACCGGCGGCGCGGCATCATCGGCGGCCGTCGTCAGTTGCGTCGGCAACCGCACAATCCGAACCGCATCGATCGACGGATCGGCGGCAACCAGGGGCATCAGCAAAGCCGCCGCCAGACTCGGCCGATCGGACTGGGCCAGCGTCGCCACCAGCCCCATCCAGCGGCCGTAGCGATCCGACTGAGCCAGCCCGGCGATGCCGCTCGGCTGGATCGTCGTCCACTCGGTTTGTCTGTCGATGATCAGTGTGCCCCCGCCGGTGGCTGAGCCCCCGCCGGTGGCTGAGCCCCCGCCGGTGGCTGAGTCCCCGCCGGCGGCCGATGCAAATTGCAAACGGTGGGGCTGCTCGTCAGGCGTCGCGTGCGCCAGATAAAACCGGCGACCGTCGGCGGCAAAATGTGTCGAGCGGAGGTAGGGCGAGAACAGTTCCAGCAGGCTGGAGTGGGTGGTCGAGGGTTCGATGATCGCGGTGTAGGAGACAAACAACGCGAACAGGTGCACGCCGATCGCCGCACTGATCAAACCGATCCAGGTGGAGCCGGGACGTCCCAGGGAATCGACATCGGCGGCCATCTGGGTTGCCGTCTGGGCCGGCCCGTCGTCCGGCGGCGGGGCCGCGTTGGCGGACGCCGGGGGCACGATGCCGCCGTCAGGGGTGTCCGCGGTCGAACCGCGTGGCGTCTTGGTTGGGGGCTTGCGGCGGGCCATTCGGATCTGCGAGCAAAAGAAACAGGAGTTCGAAGCGGTAAACCGATAGGGTAACTGCTGTCGAAGCATCCGAAAATGGATTGTGCGATCGCGGTTCGATTGCCGCGAGCGGGCCGGCGTCCTCGCGT
Encoded here:
- a CDS encoding RidA family protein, whose product is MSYQKRIEELGLELPPAPAPAGVYKPVVVVGGLAYVSGHGPLKPNKTLTTGRLGLDLDVEAGYDAARQTGLAMLATLQSHFGSLDKVKRVIKLLGLVQCIEGFPDSPAVINGCSELFRDVFGEENGVGARSAIGTNSLPGKIAVEIEAIFEVDADA
- a CDS encoding SDR family NAD(P)-dependent oxidoreductase, which gives rise to MNELSGRKALITGGTQGIGGAIAIAAAKAGADVLLVGLRRDAAAEQTLEQCRRHGVRAELVLCDLSRAPGEYLESLMAEVDTLMPGIDLLVNNAGTYIDVPYLEMDYERYQTTMHLNVAAGYFLTQAIARRWVDAGVDGRVVFTGSINGLLSEPDHTAYDTSKGAVAAMVRSLCVSLAPLGIRVNAMAPGLVRTPLTDGAIGDDKMRHWMELHTPNGRVPTGDVCAGTVIFLLSDAAEHIHGQTIYVDGGMSAWQQPDAPE
- a CDS encoding EAL and HDOD domain-containing protein, which encodes MSTCPTAPGASSSPAENAFVGRQPIFTPEVEVFAYELLFRSGEQNAAMITDGDRATANVLLNTFTDIGLDTIVGSKKAFINLTRNLLTSHNLSCMPPDRVVLEILEDIEPDPEVLSAIEKLVEEGYKIALDDFVYRPDLEPLIGTADIVKIEFPLIPKEDLADHISKLRALGVRTILAEKIETQEDFELCKSLGCDLFQGYFFCRPQVISQRKTQVNVASIVRLMSELQNPDITVGEVEGIIQTDANLSFKLLRFVNSANAATTRTIDSLKQATTLMGISRLRSLASMMLMTSIDEGKPQELIRLAMIRGKMCELLASESRATRPDRFYTLGLLSVMDALLDKPMDEVIPLLPLADDMNDALLNRAGELGQVLQSVIHFEAGEIAPPISLSAEHMASAYQQALRWIADCKINE
- a CDS encoding DNA alkylation repair protein, whose amino-acid sequence is MKKTEVIRLLKEHTNPRGVEHWNKCGVKDSRLKSFGIGLTQLRKLAKQVGRDHRLALALWKSNVYDAKVIGLLIDDPKQVTRAQAEEQVDQLQGGYLAHVFASCDATLAKAPFAFDLACDWMESDDPVRRRCAYGLIYELSKKNPKGMDDAFLLALIDRIKKHIKGEDMWVRESMNTALMGIGKRNKKLNQAALRAAKAIGPVDIDYGDDNACEPLDVVKHLTSEHLKKKLDL
- a CDS encoding GDSL-type esterase/lipase family protein → MIRQLLLYLVLVPTAVGVCVPSFGQDSQQATELRFAIPPDDALPGTGPMRRSDWFKNVWNRRRTTFASNRAASEDAVVFLGDSITQGWRDDFSGALQGVTKANRGISGDTTRGMLYRLEEDVTSLNPAAVVMLMGTNDLEEQASPEQIAGNVKLILGKLKAHNPQMPIVLCEVFPSSASKARPADKIKEINQLYRALARGDRQITVIDTWTLFADENGDAKKVEFPDLLHPNALGYAKWEAALRPIFATLGLHETEPDAFKIEPDAIALFGGTDLSGWGYRRSTDQMRKSRDRWIPKTNGAVVWPLVEQDIAFDGMPSTPDDRYRAIAGRLVVTTPPEGRKIQQLWTTKEFDDDFQLILEFRATPMADSGVFVRGKQLQCRDYALAGPYKSLENYRQGDWNELVITVRGTSAHCTCNGEVIEEAFAVPESGPIGLEGDRGQVEYRRIRMRKLEN
- a CDS encoding SDR family oxidoreductase; protein product: MSSLKGKIVAITGGGTGIGAGIATILAEAGCRVAIGGRRLEKLQAIADSVSSETPIHCHTLDVADAASVDAFFADVKSHFGDPDILVNSAGINILKRTMAEMVPEDWDRVMQINATGAYRCIHAVLPAMRERRDGLVINISSVAGKRAISLGGVVYCASKFAMTALGTAISNEVRDEGVRITNVYPGEVNTPILDNRPNPVSQEHKDSILQPEDIASVVATICALPPRANVPEVVIKPTKQEWV